A window of Brevinematales bacterium contains these coding sequences:
- a CDS encoding galactokinase yields the protein MTDTRALIKQFVSLYGGSPDGVRVFFAPGRVNLIGEHIDYCGGKVLPAALTLGISAAVRVTRARNVRMGSLNMPGNPTVNLDSDIEFDETRGWGNYPAGVMRALTERGTALRSCDILYAGDLPDEAGLSSSAAIEVLTAVMMIRLAGYDAKFTPRDIALLSQKAENSFNGVNCGIMDQYASAMGRKDHAILLDTRAVSSEYVPFRFPGYTLVIINSNKRRGLADSKYNERRAECEAALKAIRAMRRIDDLVMATSDEAEAIPDLTLRKRARHAVTEQSRVERAAECLTRGDADGFGWLLNKSHESLRDDYEVTGVELDVLTDVARGSNGCAGARMTGAGFGGCAIALVRTDAFDGFREHTAREYHAATGLHAEFYTAAADDGAREIAPQAG from the coding sequence ATGACCGACACGCGCGCCCTGATCAAACAATTCGTTTCGCTCTACGGCGGTTCTCCCGACGGGGTGCGGGTCTTTTTCGCGCCGGGACGGGTGAACCTGATCGGCGAGCATATCGACTACTGCGGTGGAAAGGTTCTCCCCGCCGCGCTCACGCTCGGTATCTCCGCCGCCGTGCGGGTCACCCGCGCGCGGAATGTTCGGATGGGATCGCTCAATATGCCGGGCAATCCGACAGTCAACCTCGACTCGGATATCGAGTTCGACGAAACGCGCGGATGGGGCAACTACCCCGCCGGGGTGATGCGGGCGCTGACCGAACGGGGTACGGCGCTCCGTAGCTGCGACATCCTCTACGCAGGCGACCTTCCCGACGAAGCGGGGCTCTCCTCGTCGGCGGCGATAGAGGTACTGACCGCGGTGATGATGATCCGTCTCGCGGGGTACGACGCGAAATTCACGCCGCGCGATATCGCGCTCCTCTCGCAGAAGGCGGAAAACAGCTTCAACGGGGTAAACTGCGGGATTATGGACCAGTACGCATCGGCGATGGGCAGGAAAGACCATGCCATCCTGCTCGACACCCGCGCGGTCTCGTCCGAATATGTCCCGTTCCGGTTCCCCGGGTACACCCTGGTTATCATCAATTCCAATAAACGCCGCGGCCTCGCGGACTCCAAGTACAACGAGCGGCGCGCCGAATGCGAAGCCGCGCTCAAGGCTATCCGCGCGATGCGGCGGATCGACGATCTGGTAATGGCGACATCCGACGAAGCCGAGGCTATCCCCGATCTGACATTACGGAAGCGCGCGCGTCACGCTGTCACCGAGCAGAGCCGTGTCGAACGCGCGGCGGAATGCCTGACACGCGGGGACGCCGACGGGTTCGGGTGGCTATTAAACAAGTCGCACGAGTCGCTTCGGGACGACTACGAGGTCACCGGGGTCGAATTGGATGTCCTGACCGATGTCGCGCGAGGCTCGAACGGATGCGCGGGGGCGAGGATGACCGGGGCGGGGTTCGGGGGATGCGCGATCGCGCTGGTACGGACGGACGCGTTCGACGGATTCCGCGAGCATACCGCGCGGGAGTATCACGCGGCCACCGGGCTTCACGCGGAGTTCTATACCGCCGCCGCGGACGACGGCGCCCGTGAGATCGCCCCGCAGGCGGGCTAA